The genomic DNA ACGCTCGCAACTAGACCTCTCTACTCTTTCCTCGAAATAAGGATAGCAAGCATCACGGCTGAATTATGGGAACGAGCACATAGATTTAAAAGATATCAAGTACTTTgtaaattaggaaacgacaattGTACGAcaacttttaattataaatttattgtgtcaaataatttgatatttaaGCTCAAGTTCTTTTTACTGAACGTTGTGAGCAACACGATTTTGGCTTAATTTTATGAAGAACACAATTAATGCTTTTACTTATGCAATATTTTGTTCTATGTTTGAACATCGTTTGTTATTGAAAGAGTGTAATTTCCATTACTTTAGTTATTAAAAACGATTTAAGTTTCTCGTAAAGGATACCGCATTTCACTACGACTCATGATAAGAATATCAAGTGTGATAACATTTTAAATGTGGCCAAAAGAACGGATGCTgagaacaaaaatattttttcctttacTTTATGTACAGTTCCAAGTTGCCCCTCTGGGGTCCCGGGTTACCGATTTCCCGGTCCTCCCAGGAAAGTTTCCCGGGGTTTCCAGGTTCTTGGTTCTGCCCAGTGAAATTAAAGCTAAAATAACAAATTCCGTTATATATTAAGTTCATaacttattataattttaggATATAACGTGAGCTTGGCAATGATAAGGTTTAAATACTAAATTTAAAACTGATTAATTTTGTGTAATAAttttaactatatttaaaattgcACATTTTTTCCGTAGGTGGTGCTGCTGCAATCACGTGGTTGAACACGAACAATTCTGCGCACTCCATGTGACTGCATGAAAAGAACCGCCAAATAGTATTCGGAAAATCAACGAAATTAAagtgaaattgttttaaaaaactttATAATGACTAAAATTTGTTGCATATGTGATAAAACAGATTGTTCGTACAAGTGTCCCATATGCAAAATACCATAGTAAGTACATTAAAGGTTATGTGTATAATTATCATAGTGCAGTTGATCTATTCATTTAATCATCCATTCTTTTTCGCATAAGTTTTATATTAAGGTTTTACCGATGTATTTAAtacgaaaaattaataaatatttttcatgtttATGTTAGTTGTTCTGTAGTTTGCTATAAGGAGCATAAAGAAAGTAATTGCCAGCCAGAGGAATCTCAGCAAGGTGAAGTTAAAGAAGATAAACCAGAACTTATCAAGTATGAATTTCCTACAGAGGATACAGTTCCCATTGAAAAACTAGAACAATTGCGTTATAATGAGGATTTGAGAAATTGTTTAAAGAATCCTCATGTAAGAAATATCATGCGTGCAATTTTGACTGACAAAAATCCAACAAAGGTTATTGCTTTGGCTATGACTGAACCAATATTTGTGGAAATGGCAAATGAGTGCTTAAAAGTTGTAGAACCACCAGTTGATGATCAACCATGTTGATACGCATAGAACTGCATAAAGTTGGACCAAAACTGGACCATCATTATATACTGTGATACTATTGAAATTGGTACATTACAAAGGAAGGTATAAAAATGACATACTCCTTACAACCTTATGTTACAATACTAATTTTAGGATAGAGAGATACCAAATTAGAATAAGTTTTCCATCAATCTTTTTatcaaatgtttattaaaaaattaattaatttatgtaattattaaacgTGAAAGtacataaatgtacattgatgatAATTTGACATTTTAACACATACATGTACAGACAAATGacacttttttaaaaaatttgtttacaaaAAATTGCGAAGTGttaaaaaagatattaataatgaaaCGAAATGTAATTTTCGAGATCCGTCGGTATATCTGTCCCATCTAGTTCCTTTTGGAGGGAGTGATATCTCTTCCTAACGTGAAATGCTGCCATTTTTGGTTGTCTCTCCCTCGTGAATATGCCTTTTTTATTGCCGCCTACTCTAATGAATGCTATATACGAATCTAATTAAGTTTTATTGtcatttgattaaaatttcttatatcgaattataatttcttatattcACTTACTTTGAGCTGTTCTGAAATCTGCAAAATTCCAAATAAATTCTCCAATGAAGAAACCTTTGTTTCTTAATTGATCGAAAGCTTCGAAATGTCTAGAGAACACTTCTTTCTGATATTCTTCGCTCCATACATATTCGGGCAACTAAAAGATCGTAACATAATATAGTGCAACAAAATTAATGTAACATCGAGCGTAAACCTCGTAAAcctgaatttttaaaaactatcagatataaaaaattaaagaaaaagaaaatgtaatcgCTTTTTGATTCTtttgaaatattgtaattattaaaaaacatacTTCGTGTAATCCAGACATAGTATCAGCTCCATACTCGGACATAAGTACAGGCttgttatattttttattccagGCCTCCGCTTCTCCTATAACTCGGTTCGTTATTGTATCCAATCTACCTGGGTTATTGTACCAAGCATTGTAACGATTAAAACTAATCACATCAAGATATTCCCCGGCCTTATCCTCCTACAAATGAATCGTCCTCGCTATAGTTATATTGTATTAATCGagtgtttcatattttttaaggaACGTAGGAGCAACAGCTTCGTGGAGGTTCATGTATTGTGaagatgtaaaataataaaataaaagtaacctGAACTGATCGTGCCATAGCAATAGTAACTGGCCTGGTAGGATCGAGTGCTTTCGTGTGATGAGCCACCTGTTTAAAATATTCTCCAGCTTCTGATAGCTGCGTCCTAGGCTCGTTTGCGATCGACCACATGATCACCGAAGGACGGTTCTTGTCTCTCCTTATAAGCTCGGATAATGAGTCCTTATGACGCGAAAGGAGGATCGGCGTAAAGTTCTCGGTGTCCACGGACGGGCACTCGTCGATAATCAAAAAACCTAATCTTTaatgaaataaagtaaaatGTTATTAGTCCTGAAATCCACTTTTTTATCAAACGATATtcctttttatatttaacaGTAATATGTAAACTTTTGtaatatgcaaaatgttaaagttAGAATCACCGGTCAGCCACGTCGAGGACTTCGTCGCTGTAAGGATAATGGCTAGTCCTGTAGGCATTTGCACCGACCCATTGTAATAATTCATGATCCCTGGCTACGGTAACCAAGTCCAGACCACGTCCTCTTATGATCGAATCCTCGTGCCTACCGAATCCTCTCATGTACAGGGGCTTATCGTTCAACAATAAACTGGTGTTTGTCCAGGTCAATGTCCTGATACCAACCGGCATCCTGTAGACATCTACTCCGCTATCGTTCAACATGGACAGTGTGACCTAAGATTGAAATTATCTTAGCTAAACTTCCGAGGGTATTTGTACAAATAGGTAATTAAACAAAGTAATGTTCTACCTCCAAAGTGTACATGTATCCAGGGTCGGTGGACATACCCCTGGGCCACCATAGCTTAGCGGATGGTACTTTCAACGTACCGGAAAATCCGTAAACCGGCTCCTTTACGGCTACGATCTCCTCGGCATCGAGAAGGCTCACTCTACAGATAGGAATTTCATGCTCGTGTAAGCCGGCCGGTTGAATGATGTATTTTACGATACCAACATCACCGATCAATCCCGTTCTCACTGAAATGTCCTCGACGTAGACCCGTGGTTTCGTGTGTAGTAAAACAGGTCTGCACAATTCAATCTCGCGTTAGTTCAATGGTATCAAACGTATCTCGTAGGAAAGTGGTTGAATCTTGCTTTTATTTCAGGATAAATAAACTGTTCTGCACTGGTAGTTCAACTTTGTTTGTTTATCAGCGCCAATCTCATAGTTGTTGCGAACCTTTTCAACGTTCAACGACATGAATTTTCCGAAAGTTGCACAGATGGGTCAACGAGTCTATTATGCGATGTACGTTCTGTCTAGTTAATATGTTAATTGCCGTTGGAAGTCGCTGGTGATTTGCTTcgcaaatttcatttaattaaatactcGAAGGAATTCAGAACGCGCTAATGATGAAGCTTGATCGAGAGGATTCGGCATGATCATTTTTAAACTCACCTATGTATGCCAGCGTAGTTGAAGAAATCAAAAGTGTAAGACTGCAAGTGCACGGTCCCATTATCAACAGCAGTTTCAACAATTTTCCCCTGTGGTACGCTCGTCTGAAGCAAGCTGTTATCCACCGCGACGGTTATGCGATTTTTCCCCCCATAAATCAAGTAGGAGGATATATCAGCTTCGAATGGAAGGTGGCCTATTTCGTGACCGGTTACCAATCCACCGTTTATCCACTGAAATCCAAGAAGAACTTTAATTTCGTAAGTTTTATACATCATTGGTATTGGCACTGTGTTAGTCCTTTACTTACTATGAAGATATTTTTTCTGTTGATAGCGAGAAATTAGTGTAACTTACCACTTGAGCGAGGTAATTAACGGAGCCGAATCTAACGAAGACCCTTTGTTCGCGCCAAGAAGAAGGCGTGAAGAACGTTCGCTGATACCAAACAGCCCCAAGATGATCTCTCAATTCCCTCGAGGTTGTGATATCGTTGTACGACGAAGGAACAGGCATTTGCATCACTTTTCCTACCTACATGAAGCGGTACATCTACATAAATGAATCCTTGTTGATAATCTGTAATTTGCGAGATTCACATTTACGCAACACAAATTCCCATATGTTCGTGTAAAAACGTGTGAGTATTACTTCCATTTCCTTTTTAATAGTTTGATAATTATATGAACGTATAACGACACGCGGAAGTAAACCTAGTGGCGTAACCATGGGGTCAGTTGAGGATTCCGACCCCCCTAGCCGCGCAACTGGGTGAACCCATAAGACTTGTCCAagtattttcacaattatttaacaaatttaaagtttaaattcTTTGAAGCTTTGTTACGATACCTTTGACAAGTCATCGGAGAACCACGATTCTTTGTAACCCTTTAACGAATCTTCTGAGGGTGAAATTACAAAGTCCCACATGCCATCCAGGGATTTTACCTATAAAGATTCATTTACTACAAAACAgttatattgaaatatttatattcaaagaaagaagaaatgtgTTAGGACTCGTGATCGTTAGGGTGAAAAAGGGTTAACAGTGAAAAATCGATTACCTCTCGCGATTCACTTTCCCGTGGATAAAGCATGCCAGGAAGCGGCGATGGTGGAGGAAGATCTTCTTCGTGTGGTAGAGGCGAGTATTCGATCGGAGTTTCGGGGTAGGTGATCTCGGGGCCCGATTCTCCGGCCATCGCCGCGCCGATTAAAAGAAAACTTAAGCACCACATTTCTCTGTGCATTTCCTGTGATAAGAAATGAATCGCGATACAACAAtaagtaatatttatttattttattataaacagaaaaattaaattaggcAGGGACTAGGatggttaggttaggctaaccTAACCCCTAAAAATGTGAATTGGTCCTCCTGAAAATGTGAACTGGCCCCCTCGCTATTCCATGATTCTAAAATCCTACAGTATACAATTTTATACTTCTGAGGTtctgaaattctagaatttcaaaattctacagACTTGTCACTATTAATAAAGCTTAGAGATTTTTCCCAgaaaaaaatcctaattacacCAGTACAAGATGCAAGAGACTTAGTATTGACTCTCAATAATTCCAGATGTGACATTAGATCATCTTACATCAATAAGATTGCTCTATCATTACTCGGATGATCAACATTCTTTGGAACATCGCAGTCAAGTGCTACGTAATCATTTATACAAACTGATAATGCGATATCTAATGTACGCATTTCAGGATTTGTaaacaattagaaaaataatgtacAATTTTGCAATTATAGAATACATTCTGTTAATGTTAACATTAACAGAATGAATGTATTTAGCAATGATGCAAACATAGGTACACCTCGTGAGCGTCCCATAGGGTGTCGTTCACAGCAATATCGGCTTCCTGGCACGGTGCCCTCCTACGAGAGCAGACTTCCCTTCCCAAAGCATCAAATCGTTTCCTCGTACACAGTGTCGTCGTTGTCCCTAATTCTTCGGATAGATACTGCGAGAATGTAACAATTACTATAGCGATGGGAACGATGTCCTCGCGAATAGTGTCGATCTGTCCTATGGAAAACGCGTGTGCCACGTGGAAATTCTTCGAAGCGTGTTGGCACGCGTTTCTGTGGATTCTTTCCAACCACTTCGAACGATTCGAAGTTTCCTTCGTTAGATTTACTTATCATATTTCTTCAATGACATTTCGAAGGGGTTTGCTTTTGAATTTTCCTTCATCGAGGTATTGGAATGATATAACTCAGATTTTTGGGTGGAGGGCCCTGATCCcttggaaattttggaatttattaattatttattaattattttgaaatttttaaatattaacaattttagaaTGGTGAGAGGTCCAGTCCATATTTGAGGGGAGGGGGCGGGCCCACCCTCGCCCCTTTACCTAATTATATCAATGTGTGTcggtaaatttttaatttgattgtTCATCACTTTAAATTTTTCTAAGCAACTTGAGATTAGAttaacaaattttgaaaatcgtTTATCTATCTGTTGCGTTGTGAATAAACTGATTCACTAATTAATCTTATTTGTATGCTTTCCTTTATTATCTGATGAAAGCAAATTGTGATATATTAGTCATTTGAATGTTTACAATATAACATTTGAACACGGAGATTAAACCTGAGTTTTTACATTTATCATTGTTCGTTTAATTTTAAATGACCGCTGACACAAGTGATAATACTATTGTTTTCTGAAATAAtcatttcgttaaaaataaaaaagatgtgTGCCAAGAAGTTGAACCAGCAAAGAAATATTCACCAAACTGAAACGCCTTAATGAAATTTGCCAATAGAAAATGAAGAGAATGCGCTTGAACCAGGAACGAGAATCGCTGTCCTGTTAATTTTACACAAGGTTCACTGCGCGCCAAATCAGAAGAAAGACTGACACGTGTGTCAGAAGCATGATCTCTGTTCATCATTAAAATCCTTCTACGTGTGCTAAAAAAATGTGCAAAACAGTCGAGACGCTGTCTGGAGGTCGATGGAATTGTTCGAAATTCTTCGAACCGATGATGAGATAAgtctttttcctctttcgatgaaagaaaaagaaagaaaaatttcccaCTCACCTCTGCAGAGCCTTTAGATTCTTCAATTTAGTGAACAAAGTTGTCGCATTACAGTCGGGTGGAAAATGGTTGGATCGAACCACGACACCGACGGAGTTCAAGGCTCGAGAAGAGGAAGTATTAGAGCGGTTTTCAACGTTTCCGGTCGCGGTCAACGCAACATCGTTGGAACTTGGCACGTTCTCTCCTGTCGAGATCTTACACGCCACTAGACTAGAGAATCGGTTCTACCTATCTCATCGGACCGCACTGTGCCTCGCCGGCCGAGTGGCCTGCTCTTATATACGGGGTGTCCCGGTTCGATCGGTATCACCGGCCAACCGAGCAGAGATCTGATCGTCACAGCGTGTGTTTTATGATTCAACGCGCCAAACGtcgctgtggcccctttcgacttctaacctaacctatactGTTCCTTCTCTCGAACTTGCAATATTTACCGGCATTTGTTACGAAGCATCTAATTTCAAATAgctttttccttttcatttcagATATTAAGTTCTGTACGTATGCTAGTAAACGAGCCGACACACCGCCACTTTGCCCTTGTTATTTACTTATCAGTTTGACATACTTTGTCATGCTTCTAATCGGTTAAAAACTGAATGAATTAATACGTCATAAATATTGATTGCTGTAAACCTATAGTTTCAAAGTACGTGTTTCGAAAAGattctaaaaaagaaataattgtgaCGATATTGTGGTGTTTGAAAATATGGCACGTTTAAACGGGCGTAAGGGGTTATCAGTTGCGTTCTTCTCCGCGCTGCTCGTCGTTTCTTCAGTGCCGACTCGACGCGGAAGAATTTGACCGTTCTGCGCCTGGATAATGTCCAGGTGAAACTCATTTCGTGCCGCATCAGAAAAACAATGGGAACGAATGCTCGATCGGTGATTCGATCCGACTTTTCTTTTACAATGTGGtcaactaacaataagtgaCGTTACTTATCTAGTCTTTTTCAGAATTAGATGTAAGTACTTACTATAGTAACCGAAGCGAACAATCTTTCATTGCAATCTTGAGATAATTTGAGAACACGTTTTAGGTGGTTCGTGAGCGCAGAACGTCGCGTTTCAGTTACCTTgattaactttaattatttgtGTGGCAACGATTTGCACAGGCGTTTCGACGAAATGAAAGTCGAGGTACGCTTCGTCGCTGATTATTTGACTTtatctaaattttaaattagtaTTCCGTGCAAACCGAGTTTGGTTCGTTGACACTTGTGGACACTTGGTGGTTCCGGACTAGCCACTCGATGCCTGCTTTTATAAGCTTCGTTCAAGATTGTGTTATCGTGATAACAGTATTTGCAAGATTTCCTATGGGCATATACTTAAACGCTTTGTCTGATTGCGTTAAGACATTCTTTAAACACTTTTATCTATTGCAACagaatattcattattttattttacaagtaACAAACAACTGCAATTGATATATTCTTGTGTAATTCTGTGTTATCGACATATAATAATatcaatttctataaaattgttATGTGTAATTATTGTTTCATTATCGTTATCAGAAAAGAGAAGGTAGAATATTTGAGAAAATCTATTGTTAGAACACTAGATTCCCAACACTAAATTTCAACTTAAACTATGGTTTGTTTATATTAATGCAACAAAATAGGCgcatatatattttcttattagATAAATACACGCATACTTTGCTGtcagaattgaattttttaatcagtAGTATTTCGCGCGTTAGTTAGATGTTTGATCAACGCCATCTATTGAGAAGTGTTCGCGGCTGCTCTTCCGGTACCAGGCTAGAAGTTCGAGAAGGTGGCACACCAGGTTCGCATAACGCGTCGGGGTGGTAGACAAGGATAACCACGTGTATACAACAACGCCGGACATATTTACCCCGTTCTAAAGTGGTGTTACAAGTAAGTACTTTATTTTATGCGaatatttttagtaattttatgcCTGTTTCTTATAAAGTCGATGCGCGATGGCGAGATCGGTTCACCGATgctgcggcgtgaatgtgttagtgaatttgtagccaacttcactgcgacaagttcaatgcaactcggTGTACAAAAGTGTACAAAACATCATTTCAGCgtcaattataatttatttatcgcgATGCTATCTTGGAGTGAGGGTAGGTATACCTGTTCTTGTCTTACAAGCTACTCTTCTTCTTGTGCCACTTCCTCGTATTCTGCTAGCCTGCTACCGGAAGAACAGTCTCCCACACTTCTCAATAGATGGCGTTGCTTAAGCGTTTCACCGACGATAATTAGGTGAGTACATATTTGTTATACTGTTTATTCTATATTCTATATTCATAAGAGTATCTAAAGAGCAAAAAGAAATCTCGTTTCGTACATAAGCGACTAATGTTGACCGTGAAATTAATTGATGCGATATCAAGAGATTTGTAAATGAATTCTTTTGATATAACCAGTGAAGGTGGCGCTAAGaggttatatttttcaaaattattttctaattcgtTGCAATGTAGGGAAGAAGCTGACGAAGAACAAGCAGAGATAGAAAATAGATAATAATAGAGCTATCGGTAATTTTAATCGTAGGATCTCACAAAGTGAAAGGAACCTTAATAGATTATCAACGATTTTCCGGGGGACACAGAGACGAAACGCGACCTCGTTTGGATTATTTCGAGTTAGACAGTAATTGGACAGCAATCCCACTTAATTTACGAGGACAGAGGGATTCAGTTAATTGGCAAAAAGGCGATTGACCCGCCGCAGACAGAAGCACAGAGGTCACCATCCTTCGAAACAATCAGCTTCCGGCGTACTGTGTCTGCCCATGAATCATTTTGATACTTCTGTATCAGTGTTTTTATTTGTCCCTTTATTCAGATATGTAGCTCGCTAGTTTTTATGCAGGTTGTGACGAACGATGACAGTTTTTTTTCAACATCCTACAATTTCAATCAGAATATACACCTTGTTCGAGTATCTAGCTATACTCTTCATATTTTTCGTCTTTAAACTCGTTGTCAGTCGTTTAAAATAGAAAACCAGGTTAAACCAAAGCAATCATTTTATaagcatttattttttaatttattcaaagtTAAAATAAAGCTGCATCATTTTAGTTGCAAGATCCTCAATTGTTCCGCGTGTCAGTTCCAATGGTAATATTTAGCAACGCGTTCGTTCGATGAAGGGCAGTGTTGTAATTATTGTCGCGCTGTGGCACGATGATCCAGGAACGTGGTTCCGGCGTCGTATTTCCGGCAGAACACCCACCCATCTTAGGCAGGATGAATTCATCGCGTATCTCTTGTCCTAACGCAGTTTTATCTCGCGGGAAACGGCTGGTCGTTGGCCCACGTTACTCGTCTCAGATATTGATATTGATTCAACTGTCCCTGCTTGTTCTGCTGCCCGACCGTTCTATGGAACGTTCATTTATTTgcttttccatttttcatcCTCGCTAAAAtgattttctgttttctttcatCCGCCACGGTCAAACGTATATTTGTTATTCTTTTATATCGGtgtaaaataaaacgaaataacatgtatttatgtatgtacgtacaagGTGTCCCATACAACTGGGCCCAGTTATAGTTCTAAAATGGGTCGAAAATTTATTAGTTAACCCTCTATTGCATTTCGTTCCCAAttggaaatttaaatttcaaatgttctatAGCAGAGGTGGGCAAATAGCGGCCCGCGGGCCACAAGGTTATTATATGTGATAAAGACTTACAtggagattttttttttatttgattgaTTTTGTACCTGCATATGTATAAAGTTCCCGTACAGGGACAgtcataaaatgtaataaataacattttctaataaaattttattatttatttttaagtagactaacagccatatatattttttttaattcgtcATAAAAATTCGTGCAATAGAGGGTTAAGAAGATATCCTAGGGAGAGACAGGGATATCTgaaacttctttttcttttaatttggtGATCTAATGGAcatgtgtatatatgtatattatttctaATGACGTGTAGGTTGCCGTTGATTAATAACAGGTCTTCATTGCCATTTTTGTGAATGTCGCGACATTAAGTCTGATATTCGAATACTTGTTCGCCGACGCACGAAGACGTATCCCGGTTGTTTGTAGGACGATCGAATAGTGGTAAATAGATACGATGCTCGAAAAATCCTTGCCAGATGCAGATTTTTAAACATGTTTTTAAAGGTTACTAACAGTAGACCTTTACTCTTTATGTATATGCTATTTCTGAAATAGGCAAACCTTATTGACTAAGGTGAAAAgtgaaaacaattaaaattttttaatttcatatctCTGTTAACAAGTATTCGTTTATTTAGAAATTCATAAATTCATCGGTATTGTATGCGACAACAATTGTAGATGGTTTCTACGTGTTCCATAGCGAACGGATTTTGAATATTCCTTTgtacaaaaatatttcttctctaGGTATTTTGTCGAGAATGCAGCATCAGGAACAACGGTGTATTCGTACAATAGCACATGCATTTGGAATACGTGGAGGTAAGAAAGGAGGAAGTAAGTAGGTTTGCTCGCATCCTGCTCCTCGAATTCCTGTGTTTTATCCGCTTCAAAATTCTTTCGGAGTGGCGCTTACGTCATCGAACgtctacatatatgtataaggaTATAATCCCGTTGGGAATGTGAAGAacctataaaaatgaaatataaaattccatGTCACCTTTAAATAACTGAATGTCCATACCTATATATTAGATTTTAAAAATAGACACAGTTTTCTGTTACAAATGAATAATGAGATAATGATAAATAATGGAAACTTACTAAACATATATCTATGTATAATGAAAAGTactattttatttctatgaaCAGCATAGGATGCGTACAGTGCATTATcagtatttaatatattaatattaatgaattaaaagtcttgaaaaataaataattataacgtTATCGTTTTACCGTTAAACGTGCGACAATTTTAGGAGGTTATAAGTTTCTCCACGCGCATGCGCACACTGCCTGATAGCGCAAGTTCTGAAGTTCGTGCGAAAGTTTAGAGTTTGAAAAGATACTTAAACATTAGTAAACATTAAGTTGTTTCTTTCGCATAGATGACTGATATTTGAATGATCGAAACGATGTTTTTATTCAAGTTTAAACGTGATTGTAGTGAAAAGAATAATAAGATAGCTTACGATACACTGGGGTATGGTTTCCCGCTAAAAGGAGAGGGCGAACGCGAAAGCAAACGCGAAGGCGAAGGGTGGGGGTATATGGTGGGTCCTCAAAGGAAAGCAGCGTCAGTCGCGCGGCATGCGGCGCACCGTACGCGTGGGTTTATTTTGTGTCGTCTTTAACACGGTGCACAAGAACGCTGTCTTCCGTTTCCTTCGCAACTGTCGCACAGCTGATCGACACCGGTGATCAAGATCTGTGCAAATTCGGTAAGAACCGTATATTATTCCCTCACTGTTTCAAAGTATTATATTTAACCGTTGGAAGCGTGATTCGATTGTGCGAGACGAGGCATGCCCTTTTACATCTTTGTACGCGTTTCGGTGACGACGATTCGTGTCATTCCGGATCCTGTGTCTTTAAGTTTCGAAAACGGATTACCGTGAATGTTTTCTCTCTCGTTCGATCATGCGTGGTTGTGAGAAAGTACTATAGTGTGTTCACGTGCACCCACTGAAACCGTACAAGAGACCTCGAAGCGGCTGAGAAATTGTTACTCGGATAAATTAACTTCTTTGAGTTGCGAAAGGTTTCTTGTTTTAATGGGATAGAAGGTGTTCGTCGTCCGTGTGCTTCTTAACGTTTCAACACGGTACAATCATTCGTCTTTGCTCGCTCTTTGTATTCTCTTTGTGACGCACGTGCTTCCATTTCATCGCGTCGGAGTCCAGTTTGTTCGGGAGTAAAAAAGTTACTGGACTTGCCGCCATTGACGGTCACTCATTCcttgtttgaaattttgaaaactttcAACATCTCTGTGCTTAGGCTATTAGATATTAACCAGATTAACGCTTCAAAGTTGAATTTTGCATTCTATAAGCAAATTATAGATAACTTTGTTATTATTCAACATTATTGGTATGTCGAGCAGCCATTTCCGTTTGCCTCGCGCTATAT from Osmia lignaria lignaria isolate PbOS001 chromosome 15, iyOsmLign1, whole genome shotgun sequence includes the following:
- the LOC117608299 gene encoding zinc finger HIT domain-containing protein 3 codes for the protein MTKICCICDKTDCSYKCPICKIPYCSVVCYKEHKESNCQPEESQQGEVKEDKPELIKYEFPTEDTVPIEKLEQLRYNEDLRNCLKNPHVRNIMRAILTDKNPTKVIALAMTEPIFVEMANECLKVVEPPVDDQPC